A genomic region of Rhipicephalus sanguineus isolate Rsan-2018 chromosome 1, BIME_Rsan_1.4, whole genome shotgun sequence contains the following coding sequences:
- the LOC119403013 gene encoding uncharacterized protein LOC119403013 isoform X2: protein MSINPALKKFRIWVVDMGKPSEEDGATKIQANVGYAKSRDGVFQIIEMVVGLVAFICVESVAECRGAFNCAPPGCVHSYRFFAFVSFANVLVTAAIFAARMLGAAHRVPVPVRYRPFAERLYLIITIVLYFFADAFIIAFHGNRLGYQCAAVLGVATLAAYCVHLALLMAEAPLGQLLPKLSAKTKAGSGTKEDSGSQLSWEPPAGVDDADGAAPQLGPVVLRPRRSSVDSGGGGGARRPEPPDSKSSPSSLTSSRSSSDCAETASVHSANFVTVNLDDVTQPPGSSEVPS from the exons ACATGGGAAAGCCATCCGAAGAGGACGGCGCGACAAAAATTCAAGCTAACGTCGGCTATGCCAAGTCCAGAGATGGCGTCTTCCAGATCATCGAAATG GTGGTGGGCCTGGTGGCCTTCATCTGCGTCGAGTCCGTGGCCGAGTGCCGAGGTGCCTTCAACTGCGCGCCTCCCGGCTGCGTGCACTCGTACCGCTTCTTCGCCTTCGTCAGCTTCGCCAACGTGCTCGTAACGGCCGCCATCTTCGCGGCACGCATGCTGGGCGCAGCGCACCGGGTGCCGGTGCCGGTCAGATATCGGCCGTTTGCG GAACGCCTGTACCTGATTATAACAATCGTTTTGTACTTCTTCGCGGATGCCTTCATCATTGCTTTTCACGGGAACCGTCTCGGATACCAGTGTGCTGCT GTGCTGGGCGTAGCCACACTGGCCGCCTACTGCGTCCATTTGGCGCTACTGATGGCCGAGGCGCCGCTGGGTCAGCTCCTTCCCAAGCTGAGCGCCAAGACCAAAGCGGGCAGTGGGACCAAGGAGGACAGCGGGTCGCAGCTTTCGTGGGAGCCGCCCGCCGGAGTCGACGACGCCGACGGCGCGGCGCCTCAGCTGGGGCCCGTGGTGCTGCGACCGCGCCGCTCGTCCGTCGACTCCGGAGGAGGCGGCGGCGCCCGCCGGCCGGAACCGCCCGATTCCAAGTCGTCCCCCTCGTCGCTCACTTCGTCCCGCAGCTCCTCGGACTGCGCCGAGACGGCTAGCGTGCACAGCGCGAACTTCGTCACCGTCAACCTGGACGACGTGACACAGCCGCCCGGCAGCAGCGAAGTGCCGTCGTGA
- the LOC119403013 gene encoding uncharacterized protein LOC119403013 isoform X3: MGKPSEEDGATKIQANVGYAKSRDGVFQIIEMVVGLVAFICVESVAECRGAFNCAPPGCVHSYRFFAFVSFANVLVTAAIFAARMLGAAHRVPVPVRYRPFAERLYLIITIVLYFFADAFIIAFHGNRLGYQCAAVLGVATLAAYCVHLALLMAEAPLGQLLPKLSAKTKAGSGTKEDSGSQLSWEPPAGVDDADGAAPQLGPVVLRPRRSSVDSGGGGGARRPEPPDSKSSPSSLTSSRSSSDCAETASVHSANFVTVNLDDVTQPPGSSEVPS; encoded by the exons ATGGGAAAGCCATCCGAAGAGGACGGCGCGACAAAAATTCAAGCTAACGTCGGCTATGCCAAGTCCAGAGATGGCGTCTTCCAGATCATCGAAATG GTGGTGGGCCTGGTGGCCTTCATCTGCGTCGAGTCCGTGGCCGAGTGCCGAGGTGCCTTCAACTGCGCGCCTCCCGGCTGCGTGCACTCGTACCGCTTCTTCGCCTTCGTCAGCTTCGCCAACGTGCTCGTAACGGCCGCCATCTTCGCGGCACGCATGCTGGGCGCAGCGCACCGGGTGCCGGTGCCGGTCAGATATCGGCCGTTTGCG GAACGCCTGTACCTGATTATAACAATCGTTTTGTACTTCTTCGCGGATGCCTTCATCATTGCTTTTCACGGGAACCGTCTCGGATACCAGTGTGCTGCT GTGCTGGGCGTAGCCACACTGGCCGCCTACTGCGTCCATTTGGCGCTACTGATGGCCGAGGCGCCGCTGGGTCAGCTCCTTCCCAAGCTGAGCGCCAAGACCAAAGCGGGCAGTGGGACCAAGGAGGACAGCGGGTCGCAGCTTTCGTGGGAGCCGCCCGCCGGAGTCGACGACGCCGACGGCGCGGCGCCTCAGCTGGGGCCCGTGGTGCTGCGACCGCGCCGCTCGTCCGTCGACTCCGGAGGAGGCGGCGGCGCCCGCCGGCCGGAACCGCCCGATTCCAAGTCGTCCCCCTCGTCGCTCACTTCGTCCCGCAGCTCCTCGGACTGCGCCGAGACGGCTAGCGTGCACAGCGCGAACTTCGTCACCGTCAACCTGGACGACGTGACACAGCCGCCCGGCAGCAGCGAAGTGCCGTCGTGA